A genomic segment from Nicotiana sylvestris chromosome 1, ASM39365v2, whole genome shotgun sequence encodes:
- the LOC104232349 gene encoding protein BYPASS1-LIKE-like — MPSSDSHGSSMPFASFRRSILSIRSEQQVHSLELNHDSNVQEIEQEAFQKLVSTRFQELSVASADEFLSIAWIRKLLDAFTSCQEEFRILLCNNKELLLKSPQDKLLSDYFDRTIKALDICNAARDGIGKIRLWHKHLEIVVSALDSRQKMIGEGQLRRTRKSLMDLALVMLEEKEAGSVFSQRNRSFGRHNKTKDHQRRPSGHSRSLSWSVSQSWSASKQLQSIASHLVAPRGNEIAATNGIASLIFTMNFILLFVLWVLVAAVPCQDRSLQIHFAIPRQFSWSNPLWLLHGRIMDEAKKPERRNSNGLLKEIHQLEKCVHQLTDLIDSAQLPWTDDQMEEVKVGGQDLSAVCEVLKTGLDPLERHLKEVFRKIMSCRAEGLELLGSANQP, encoded by the coding sequence ATGCCTTCTTCAGATAGTCATGGTTCTTCGATGCCGTTTGCCTCGTTCCGTCGTTCAATTTTGAGTATTAGAAGTGAACAACAGGTTCATTCCCTGGAGTTGAACCATGATTCTAATGTCCAGGAGATTGAGCAGGAAGCATTTCAAAAACTAGTGTCCACTCGATTTCAGGAACTCTCGGTTGCTTCTGCTGATGAATTCCTTTCCATTGCATGGATTCGCAAGTTGCTAGATGCGTTTACCAGTTGTCAGGAAGAGTTCAGAATCCTCTTGTGCAACAATAAGGAACTCCTCTTGAAATCGCCTCAAGATAAGCTTCTGTCTGACTACTTTGATAGAACTATAAAAGCACTTGATATTTGCAATGCAGCCCGTGATGGGATTGGTAAGATTCGTCTCTGGCATAAGCATTTGGAAATTGTGGTTTCCGCATTGGATTCTCGACAAAAGATGATTGGCGAAGGTCAGCTCCGCCGGACTAGAAAGAGTCTGATGGATTTGGCTCTTGTGATGCTAGAAGAGAAAGAAGCTGGATCTGTTTTTTCTCAGAGGAACCGTTCTTTTGGACGCCATAATAAGACCAAGGATCACCAGCGTCGTCCTTCTGGGCACTCAAGATCTCTATCTTGGAGCGTGTCTCAATCTTGGTCAGCATCTAAACAGCTCCAGTCAATTGCAAGCCACTTGGTTGCTCCCCGTGGAAATGAAATAGCTGCAACGAATGGGATAGCGAGCCTTATATTTACAATGAACTTTATTCTCCTGTTTGTACTGTGGGTTCTTGTTGCTGCAGTCCCTTGTCAGGATCGGAGCCTCCAAATTCATTTTGCTATACCAAGGCAATTTTCATGGAGCAATCCCCTTTGGTTGCTTCATGGTAGGATAATGGATGAAGCTAAGAAGCCAGAACGCCGCAATTCAAATGGATTGTTGAAGGAAATTCATCAGCTTGAGAAATGTGTCCATCAATTGACTGACTTGATAGACTCTGCTCAGTTACCGTGGACAGACGATCAGATGGAAGAAGTTAAAGTGGGTGGTCAAGATCTATCAGCAGTCTGTGAAGTTCTAAAGACTGGTCTTGATCCACTAGAACGCCATTTAAAGGAAGTATTTAGAAAAATTATGAGTTGCCGGGCCGAGGGTCTTGAACTCCTGGGAAGTGCAAATCAGCCTTAG